The nucleotide window CGAAGCACGAACCGCTAAATACAAAGCCACTAATCGCCTGCTAGCCCGAGAGCGTATTGAATTTTTATTAGACAAAGACAGCTTTGTAGAAACCGATCAATTAAGAAAGCATCGCTGCCAAAATTTTGGAATGGAGCAAGATCAATTTTATGGCGATGGTGTTGTTACAGGTTATGGAAAAATCCATGGCCGCTTAGTGGTTGTCTATAGCCAAGACTTTACGGTGCTAGGCGGAAGCATGAGTAAAGTGCAAGGCGAAAAAATTTGTAAAATAATGGACATGGCTTTAAAAATTGGCGCTCCTATTATTGCCATAAATGATTCTGGAGGAGCCCGCATTCAAGAAGGCGTGGAGTCTTTAGCTGCTTATGGAGATATATTTTTACGACACACCCAAGCTTCGGGAGTGGTTCCGCAAATTAGTGCAGTTATGGGCCCTTGTGCAGGTGGCGCGGCTTATGGGCCAAGCCTTACTGATTTTATTTTTATGGTGAAAGACACTAGTTACCTTTTTGTAACCGGACCCGATGTTATTAAAACCGTCACCCACGAAGAAGTAAGTAAAGAAGATTTGGGCGGTGCTGCCACTCATACACAAAAGTCAGGACTTGCTCACTTTGCTACAAAAGATGATCAACATTGTTTGTTAATGATTAGAGAACTTTTAAACTTTTTGCCCTCCAACAACAAAGAAACTCTGGCCTCTAAAAAAGTATTAGAAAAAAATTTAGAGCCTAATAATGATTTAGAAAACATTCTTCCAGATAGTATAAAGAAACCTTACAATATTAAAGACTTTATTGAAAACATTGTAGACGAGGCTTATTTTTTTGAAACACAACAAAGTTTTGCCGCTAACATTGTTACAGGCTTTGCCAGAATGGATGGTCAAAATATTGGAATTGTCGCCAACCAACCACAAGTATTAGCGGGTTGTTTAAATATCGATGCCAGCAGAAAAGCCGCTCGTTTTATTCGGTTTTGCGATGCCTTTAATATTCCCATACTCACTTTAGTAGATGTTCCCGGATTTTTACCTGGAGTAAATCAAGAGTGGAATGGGCTTATCGCCCATGGTGCAAAATTACTTTATGCCTATTGCGAAGCCACTGTGCCAAAGGTCACCCTTACTATTCGAAAAGCTTATGGCGGTGCCTATATTGTAATGTCTTCTAAACACTTAAAAGGAGACATTAACCTAGCTTACCCTAATGCAGAAATTGCAGTAATGGGGGCCGAAGGAGCCATAAATATCATTAGTAAAAAAGAGGTGCAACAAGCAAAAAAACCCGAAGAGGTTAAGAAAAAACTAATCGACCAATACGAAACTGGGTTTAGTAATCCTTTTGTAGCTGCCGACTTAGGTTACATTGATAAAATTATTTTGCCAAAAAACACTCGAAAACATATTGTTGAATCCTTTGATATACTAAAAAATAAACGCGCGGGCAGCCCTGCAAAAAAACATGGCAACATTCCTTTATAAACGGATTTACATATGTTTAAAAAAATATTAATTGCAAATCGTGGGGAAATTGCTGTTCGTATTATTCGTACCGCCCGCACCATGGGTATAGAAAGTATTGCTATTTTTAGTGAAGACGATCGCCAAGCTTTACATGTACTACTGGCCGATAAAGCCTACTCTGTGGGGGCTGCTAGTGCAAAAGCGTCTTATTTAAATATTAAAAGTATTATTGCTATTGCCAAAAAAGCAAAGGTAGACGCTATTCACCCTGGTTATGGATTTTTAAGCGAAGACCCTAAGTTTGCCCAAGCCGTTGTCGACGCGGGAATAGTTTTTATAGGTCCCTCCCCAGAGATTATTGAAAAAGTGGGCGATAAGCTAAGTGCTCGAGCAGAAATGAAAAAAATAAAAATGCCTTTGCTTCCTGGCAGCTCGGATCAAATCACCTCTCTTGAAGAAGCTAAAAAAATTGCAGATACAATTGGTTACCCTATAATTATAAAAGCTACTGCAGGAGGTGGTGGTAAGGGCATTGCAAAAGTTTTTCAAAAAATAGAATTAGAAAAGGCATTAATAAAATGCAAAAAAGAAGGCTTGCTTTATTTCAATGACGATCGCGTTTTTATAGAAAAATTAGTACTTAGCCCTAAGCATATTGAAGTGCAAATTTTTGGCGACCAAAAGGGAAATATTGTACACCTGTTTGAAAGGGAATGCTCTGCTCAACGGCGAAACCAAAAGGTTTTAGAAGAATCTCCTGCGCATAATTTACCTCCCCTTGTTAGAAAAAAAATCTGTGACCTTGCTGCTAAGGCAGGAAAACACTTAAAATACTTTAGCGCTGGAACAATAGAGTTTATTTACGAACCTTCTTCTCAACAGTTTTATTTTATGGAAATTAACCCTCGTCTACAGGTAGAGCACCCTGTAACCGAAATGACTGTGGGCGTGGATTTAGTAAAAGAACAAATTCAAGTGGCTGCTGGCTTAGCACTTTCGTGGAAGCAATCGGATTTAAAAACTCAAGGACACGCTATTGAACTTAGAATTTGTGCAGAAGATCCAAAAACTTTTTTACCACACCCCGGAAAAATTAGTTTATGCCAACATCCTCAAGGCCCTTTTGTTAGAGTGGATAGCTGTGCATATTCTGGTTATTTTGTGCCATTAAATTATGACCCTTTAATTACCAAGATTATTGTTTGGGCGGATTCTAGAGAAACTTGTATAAAACGATTAACCACCGCTATAAAAGAAACTCGCATAACAGGGATTAAAACCAACATTATTTTACACAAACATATTTTACAACACCCTCTTTTTATAGACGCAACTTATCACACGGGGTTTATTGAAAAAAATATTATTAACAAAAAACACAAAGAGTTTTTTTCTTTTGTTAATGATCATGTTTTTGTAATTACTGCTGCACTACAAAAGCTACAAACCAAAGATGAGCCAACAAAAAACCACAGTGATTGGAAAGATTCTTCTGCCGAACAATCTTTTTAAAGAATATTAATAAAATTTTTGAGGTAATATACTATGAAGTTTAAAGTTAGCATGAAAAATAAAACTTATTGGCTAAATATTGTCGAGTCCTCAACGGAGTGGGAAATTCAATTACTAGAGGACGACTTAAAAAAAGAAACTTTATACAATGTTTCAAAAAAAGATTTTGTAGAACTTCCTGGTGTTGTTAGCTTTATCTTTAAAAATAAATCTCATGTTTTACACACCACTAAGCAGGGCGACAAAGATCTTTTGTTTTGTAAGGGCTCTTACCGGACATTAAGCGTGCTAAACGAGGAAGAATTGCTAAGAGAAAGTATTAGCTCCAACTCTGCCCTTTCTAAATCATCTAATATTGTATCTGGTATGCCTGGAAAAATTGTAAAAATTTACGCCAAGGTGGGGAACACTTATAAGCAGGGAGAACCTTTGCTGGTAATAGAGGCCATGAAAATGGAAAACGAAATTCAAGCTCCCAGCGATGTCTGTGTTAAAAACATACTCGTAAAAGAAAATGACAATATAGAGTCGGGTGCTAAATTAATTGTTTTTAAATAGAGCGTCGCAACAAGCTCTTGACTTTTTTAGCTAAGTTTTTATTCTGGTTTCACACTAACCAGGAGAATTCATGACAAAAAAACAAATTACCGCAAGTCTATCTGCTATTGCTTTATTAGCTTTAACTACTCAGGGCCAAACCGCTAATGCCAAGAAAAAAGAAAAGTGCTATGCAATAGTAAAAGCTGGTCAAAATGACTGTGCCACTAACACCACTTCTTGTTCAGGCAGTGCTAAGAAAAATGCACAAAAAGATGCATTTATTTTTGTACCAAAAGGTTTGTGTACAAAAATAGTAGGTGGCAGTTTAACTAATACTATTAAAAAAAATAAATAGCCCTCTTTAAAAAATAGAGTGTCTTGTTTTGTAAAAAGTCCTACATCACAAATTTGTGGCGTAGGGTTAAGGTCTCCTCATCTAGAAATTTTTTTAGAAAAAAAATATAAAAATCTGTGGTTAGAAATTCATCCTGAAAATTATTTTTCTGATGGAGGAAAGTCTCTAGATTCTTTATATAAACTACGGCAGCACTACCCCATTAGCTTTCATTGCCTTGGCTTTTCTCTGGGCTCTTGCCAGCCTGTTAATTTAAACTATGCAAAAAAAATAAAAGATCTGGCAAACGCCCTGCAGCCTTTTTTAATTTCTGATCATATGAGCTGGAGTGGCTTGGACGGTGTGTTTACTCACGACCTACTTCCCATACCTTACACCTCTGCAAGTTTAAAAAATTTTATTAACAATATAAATCAAACACAAAATTTACTGGGGCGACAAATCTTAATAGAAAATCCCTCTAGTTACTTAAGCTTTCCCGAGTCAAACATGCCCGAATGGCAATTTTTATCAAAGGCCAGTAAACAAAGTGGCTGCGGTGTATTGTTAGATGTAAATAATATTTTTGTTAGTTCAAAGAATCACAACTTTGACCCTTATCAATACTTAAATAATGTTGCCGACCTGGATGTGCAAGAAATTCACCTTGCCGGACATCATATTAATACAGAAGAAAATATTTCTGTTTATATTGATGACCATGGTTCTGTGGTGTCTAAAGAAGTGTGGAAATTATTTGTAAAAAGTTTAAAACAATTTCCAAAAGCAAACCCTTTAGTTGAATGGGACACCAACATTCCCACTGTAGAAGTTTTACTAAAAGAACAGAAGAAAGCCCAAAAGCTTGTGTTACAAGCATAGCCGCCAAGGCTTTTGTTAAAAATGAAAACTACTAATAAAATACAAAAACAATTTATTCAAGATTTATACGGCTCTAGCGTGACGGGAAGTTATATTAGCGCTCACAACTTATCTAGCAAACAATTAATGCAAATTTATCAAAATAACTTTTTTTCTACACATATAGATAGTTTAAAAATTTCTTACTCTAAAACGCTAGAAATATTAGGGCAAGAGGCTTTTGAACAAACCGCTCGTGATTATATTCGTGCCCACCCTCCTCAAAAAGAAAGTATACAAAACTATGGACACAACTTTAGTACATTTTTAAAAAAGTACAAAGTTACAAAAAACTTTTTATACTTGCCTGACTTAGCCCGCCTGGAGCTTTTACTCAATTTGTCCTATTACGCAGAAAATACAGAGCCACTAAATGCGCTGCAATTTGCACAAGAACATACCAAAGACCCGCTGCTGGGTAAGCTTCGGCTGCACCCCTCTTGTTATTTAATGCAATCGCCCTATCCTCTAGACAAAATAATGCAATTAACCCAAAAAGGCTCATTAAAAATACTAGAAAACCAACAGTTTTATGGATTAATTGTTAGAAAACACTTTTGCCCTCAACTATTGCCTATTAAAAAAGAGACCTTTGCTTTTTTGACAGAAATTTATAATAATAAAGATATACTTTGTGCTACTAAAAAAGCTGTGCAGGTAAGTAATAACTTTAACTTACAAAAAGAATTGCTGTTTTTTTTAGAACAAAAAGTTTTTATGTTAAAAAATACTCTAACCAAGGAAAAAAAATGAAGAAGTTTTTTATTTGCTACAATAATATTTTTACCACTGCCTCTAGAGTGATGCAGCCTATTTTTTTATTTGCTATTCGCGCCCATGTTAGTTGGGTGTTTTTTAAAGCTGGATTAAATAAAATACAAAGCTGGGAAACCACTTTATATCTGTTTGAAGAGGAGTATAAAGTTCCTGTAATTGGCCCACACATAGCCGCCTACTTAGCCACTGCAGGAGAGCTAGTTTTGCCCGTTGCTTTAACTTTAGGAATAGTCTCTCGCCTTTCTGCTTTAGGCTTATTTATTTTAAATGTTGTGGCAGTAATTTCTTACCCTCTTTTGTGGGAGATGGGCTTTTATGATCATCAGCTTTGGGGATTAGCATTGTTTATTGTAGTGCTTTGGGGCCCTGGAAAATTGTCTTTAGATTATTTGCTGTGCAAGCAATTGCGAAAATAAACCCGTCTTATTTTTTTAGAGTGTTTGCTACAAAAAGCTTAACTAGTTTAGGCTTTTTTTTCTAATATTTTTACAAAAAAAATAGAAATTTCATAAAGAAGCAACAGGGGCGCTAGCATAAACACCATGCTAAAAATATCTGGAGGTGTTAAAACCGCCGAAGCAACAGCAAGCAACACTACTGCATATCGCCGAGAAGAAGTTAAAAATTGCGAAGACACTATTCCCATTACTGCTAAAACAGAAAACACCAAAGGCATTTCGAATGCCGAACCAAACACTAAAAACATTACAAAAAAGAAAGATAAATACTCGGCAATGCTAATCATGGCTTGGTCAGCAGAAGAGCCAAAGTTTAATAAAAAAGAAAAAGCGTTGGGAAAAACAATGAAATAAACAAAACTGCCCCCAAGAACAAATAAGGCACTTCCTATAAGCAAAAAGGCTGCCATAAACTTCTTCTCTTTTTTGTATAAAGCAGGAGCTACAAAAACCCACAGTTGATATAATAAAAAGGGAATGGAAAAAAAAACACTCGCTAAAAAGGCCACTTTAATATAAGAAATAAATTTTTCGGTGGGAGAAATAAAAACCAAGGCTTGGTTGGGTAAAAAGCCTACAATTGGCTCTCTAATAAAAGCAAATAACTCGTCCACATAAAACCAACAAAAACAAAAGCCTATACATAAAATAATAGCTGAGCGAATAAAAAAACTGCGCAAATCCACTAAGTGGGCGGTTAAACTTTGTTCTTTCACTTTTTATCCACCTGCGCTGTGTCTTTAATATTTTCTAACTCTTTAATATCTCCTAACTCTTTAATATCTTCTAGTCCTTTGCTATTTACCAGCTCTTCAACATCTTCTACTTCTTTAAATAAAATTTCTCGGCTATCTTTAATAGAATTACTTATTTCTTCTTGCATAGTGTTTAAAGGCCCTTTAACTTTGTCTGTAACTTGCTTCCATTCATTAAGTAGTTTTAATATATTTTTAGCCACAACGGGTAATTGTTCTGGGCCTACAAAAATTACCACAATAATAAAAAGTAAAATGAGTTCAAAAAAACCAAAATTAAACATGGGTAAACCATACCTTTAATTAAAAAAAATACTACAAAGATTTTTACTTTTTTAAAAAAGGCGAAAAGTTTAAACAATTTTTAGAAACATAGCGAAATAATTCTAAAAATACCAAAAAATTTTCACCACAGTATAAAAAAAGATCTTTTTTTTCTTCTTCTGCCTCTAATTTTGACAAGCGCTTATAAGCATTAGAGCCTAAATTGGTATAATACTCTAAGCCAATTATCTTTTTCTTAAAAAAAGCTGTGAAAAAGCCCAAGGTGTATAAGCTTTCCTCGGCCACCTGCTTTAACAATAGGTTTTTAGAAGGGGTTTTTGCAGATAAAGATTGAATGTATTTTTTTAATAAAGCTCTGTGCAAACTCTCTTCCTGACAAAGGTTCTGGCTTAAGCTATAATAAGCTAAAACAGAGCTTAAATAATTTAACAATGTAGGGGACAGTAATATTTTCCGACTTTCTACAGCCTCCTCTAAGGTGGAATAAAAAAATTCTTGAGTATCTTCGGCTATAGACAATGACTCTTTGTTAAACATATATAATATTATCATTTGAAGTAAAAAGGCCAAAGCTGAGCCTTAAAAAACTTAGACTTTGGTAGGCAATAATTATGAAATTTGGCATCTATGTACATATTCCTTTTTGTAGCAAACGCTGTAGTTACTGCGATTTTGCTGTACGCACAAAATTTAATTCCAGCAGTTTAGAAGACTATACCCACAGCCTAATTAAAGAAATACAACACCGCGGACCACAGGTGGGCTATACTCGCCTTCATTCCCTGTACTTTGGTGGAGGAACTCCCAGCCTGTTGCCCCTTGTGCAATTAGAAAAAATTATACTGGCTTTAAAGGCCGTTCCTTTTGTTATAGATTCTCAAACAGAGATTACTATAGAAATTAACCCCGAAAGTTTTAGCAAAGAAAAATTAGTACAGTATCAAAACTTAGGCATTAATCGCTTTAGTGTTGGTGTTCAAAGTTTTCAACCTTCACTGTTAAAAGTTTGTAACCGCGAACATAGTGTTAACGACAATCATAATAGCATTGCGCTTTTGCAAGGTTTAAACTTTTCTTTAGATTGGCTTTTTGGTTTACCCACGCAAAGTAGTGCTTTGTTTTCTAAAGATGCCGATTTATTTATTCAGTCTGGTGCGCCTCACATTAGCCCCTACCTTTTAACCTTACAAGAGTTTCACCCTATGAATAAAAATCGACCTCCAGAGGGGGAACAAGTTACTATGTTAAATGCTATTCGAACCCGTTTGTTAAAAAATAATTTTCAACAATATGAAATATCCAATTTTGCAAAGCCTGGGTTTTGCTCCCAGCACAACCAACTTTATTGGGCCGATCAAGCCTACTGGGGGATTGGCTTAAGTGCTCACTCTTACTTTCCTGCCCAGGGTGCTTGGGGGGCAAGAGCTTGGAACTCTTCTTCCTTGGCAGCCTATCAAAAGGAAGTTAAGCAAGAACAACATAAATCATTATTAGATTATTACCCTCGCAAAAAGGTAGAGGTGTTATCCAAAAAGGAGTCTTTACAAGATTTTTGCTATACACATTTGCGAACAAGCTTTGGGCTTTCCGAAGAAAAACTGCTTCAAAAATTTGGAAAAAATAGCCTATTAATGGTAAAACAACAGCTAGCCAGTTTTGTAGAAGAAAAACAGATTTTGCATAAGAAAAAAACTTGGCTATTAACTCCCCAAGGTATAAATATAAGCAATAATATATTTTTAAAACTAAGCCTATTAACAGACAAAAATTAGAACTTCAATAAGGAGTAAGTTAATGCAAAAAGATGTAGAAAATGCAAAAGAAAACCCATCCACAGAAGAGTCTAATGTTGCCCCTAAGGATGTAAGCAACACAAAAGAAACTCCATCGGTAAAAAAATCTGCCTCTAACTCTAACGAAGAGGTGGTTCTTTCCCCTTTAGAAATTGCAAAAAAAGACGCTACCGAATGGAAAACACAATACGCCTACTTAAAGGCAGAGTTTGAAAATTATAAAAAAAATGCAGCTAAAGAACAGTTACGGCTAATACAATTTGGCTCAGAAAATCTAATCTTAGATATTTTAAAAATATCTGACCTTTTTGAAATGGCTTTGAAAACAGAAGTAACTGCAAGCAATTATGAAAATGTTTACAAAGGGTTTAAAATGACCGCAGAAGAGCTGTCACAAAGCTTAGAAAAACATGGACTTAAAAAAATTGTGACTAGCAAAAAAGCCTTTGACCCTCACTTGCACGAGGCCATTAGCTCGGAAAGTAGCGAAACAGTTCCTAGCGGTCACATTATTAAAGAGTATACCGTGGGCTATACTTTACATGATAAAGTTATTCGCCCTAGCCAAGTTATTGTTTCTGCTCCTCCTTCAGAACCTAAAGATAATGAAAAATAACTATCGCTTGCATTTTTTCAGCCTTCTTGCTGTTTTATATTTAGGGTCTTGCTCGCACCAGCTTGCGCCAGCGCCAAAGCCCATTTCTTTACAATCTGCAAAAATACAATTAAAAACTTTGTTGTATCAATATAACAAAAAGCAAATTAATGACTCTGTTTTTATACAAAAATTAAAAACAATAGAAACCACCTACCCCAATACGCAAAGTTTTTTTCAATCTCTTTTTTTGCGAAGTAAAGTTGCCTTTCAAAGAAAAGATTTTAATTTACAGCTTCAATTATTAGAACAAATTGCATTGTCTCCCTACAGCGACCCCTTAATAAAAAAAGCTATGCTGCGTTTAATTCAATTAGCTGAAGAGCGCAAACAGTATCAATTTGCTATATCTTTTATTCTTCAAATAAAAATAAAGCAACTGGATATAAAATTACAAAATTATTTATATGTAAAACTATTTAACTATCACTACCATTTACAACGCTACTTTCAGGCCCTTGAATGGGGGCAGCGCTTAGCGGGCAACAAGGCTCTCCCCCCTTCTGTACAAAAGCAAATTTCTTGGATTATCACCAACCTTTTAAGCGAAAAAGAAATTACCCAACTACTAAAAGGGGGGGATTATCCTAATTTACAAGTATTTGCTCTTTTGAGATATGGAAAACAACTTTTAAAAGAAAAAAACTTTTTTGAAGCCAAAGATATTTTTTCACAGCTTTTTGACCAATCTCAAGACCCCAGCGAAAAACAATTAGCTTTTTCTTTTTTAGAAAAAATTAAAAAATACAAAAAAGTAAACAAAAACAAAATTGGCTTAATTGTTCCTTTAACAGGAAAGTATGCTAAGGTTGGGCAATCTATTGTTAATGCTGTTTCTTTGGGTCTAGGTATTTGGAACCGTCAGTCTAACTCTTGGCTAGAGTTAATTATAATGGATAGTCGTGGCAGCAAACAATACACCGAGCTAGCTGTTCATAAATTATTAACGCAAGACCAAGTCATTGCTATTATTGGTAACCCCTTAAGTAAGACTTCTAAAATTGTTGCAAAAACAGCTTCTCAATTTGAAGTTCCGTACATATCTCTTTCGCAAAGCCCTGGCATCACCAACAACCGCCCTTATGTTTTTAGAAATTCTATTACCAGCAACATGCAATTAGAAATATTATTTAAGGCTATACAAGATAACTTTAACACTACTAAGTGGGCAATGCTCTACCCCAACGATGCTTATGGAACAAAACATGCCAATTTATTTTGGGATATTGTTTTAAAAAATCGACATTCTGTTATGGGGGCGCAATCTTATCCTTCTAAAGAAAAAGATTTTAACAAAGAGATACAAAGCCTTGTTGGTTTACATTTTTTAGAAGACAGAAAAGAAGAGTACACAGAAGCTTTAAAAAAGTGGCTAGAAAAAAATAAAAATAAACATCGAGTTCATAATGCCTCTATAGATTCTTTATTAAACCCTGTTGTACAATTTCAAGCCTTGTTTGTTCCCGATACTTTAAAAAATTTAATTCAAGTTAGTAATATGTTAATTTATCATCAAATAGAGGGGGTTGTTTTATTAGGAACAAACTTGTGGAATAAGCCAAAGCTTGTTAAATACCTACCCAAATACACCGCACCTATATTGTTTGTAGACTCTAGTCTTACTTATAGAAAAAAAGTAAATTCCGATTTTTATAAAGTTTTTAAAAAAACTTTTTATAATCGCCCCCACCTTTTGGCTAGCTATGCTTATGAAGCCGCTTACTTAGTAAAAGAACTGCTAACAAAAAATAAGATTAACACTCGTCTGCAACTACAAACCGCCATAAGCCAAGTCGGCCGCTTTCCTGGCGCTTTTGAAACTTTATACATTTCTAATAATCGCGAATTTACCCGCCCATTAAGCTTATTTCAAATTAAGAAAAATAAAATCTTGGTATATAAACCAAGTATCAAATAGCAACACATTTTATTTAAAAAAACTAACCTATGGCCCATTAGCTATTTTTCAAAATTAGCCGACCTAATCATATAACCAAAAGGAAAGGTCATAATGAAAAATACCAATGTAGAAATTAGTTTAGCCATACTGCCCGTTCGTGATTTAGTTGTTTTCCCTTATATGATAATTCCTTTATATGTTATGAGACCAAAGTCTATACAGGCTATTTCTCATGCCTTATCTACTAATAGAGAGCTTTTTATTACTGCTCAAAAAGACAAAAATATAGAAAACCCAGGCCTTGCCGATCTTTTCTCGGTGGGCAGTATTGTAAATATTTTACGAATGCGCAAACTTTCTGATGGTCGAATTAAAATTTTAGTGCAGGGAAAATCTAGGGCAAAAATTATTAGTGATAATGCCCACGCCGATTTTTTACAAGCTAACATTAGTGTTCTTGATATTGCTTTAGAGACCCCTCCTTTTTCTAAAAAAACAGAAACTGCGGTTGCGCAAATTAAAAAAGATTTGTTGTTTTTAAATTCTTATAAAAAACTATTGAACCCCGAAATATTAAATATCTTAGATGATATTAGTAATATTCATCACTTTTGTGACTTAATAGCTAATAGTTTAGGGTTAAAACTACAAAGTGCTCAAAAATTATTAGAGCAAAATAAAGCAGAAAAAAAACTAGATTTTATTAAAGAAATTTTAGCCACCGAAATTACTATTTTACAGTCAGACACAAGCCAACAAAGTTCGCAATCTATTCCTTTAAATAATTCTGTTAATTACAGTAATTTTACAGAGCAAGAAAGTAACCCTCAATCCGAAGAAATTTGTGAATTGCAAAACCAA belongs to Pseudobdellovibrionaceae bacterium and includes:
- a CDS encoding ABC transporter substrate-binding protein, producing the protein MKNNYRLHFFSLLAVLYLGSCSHQLAPAPKPISLQSAKIQLKTLLYQYNKKQINDSVFIQKLKTIETTYPNTQSFFQSLFLRSKVAFQRKDFNLQLQLLEQIALSPYSDPLIKKAMLRLIQLAEERKQYQFAISFILQIKIKQLDIKLQNYLYVKLFNYHYHLQRYFQALEWGQRLAGNKALPPSVQKQISWIITNLLSEKEITQLLKGGDYPNLQVFALLRYGKQLLKEKNFFEAKDIFSQLFDQSQDPSEKQLAFSFLEKIKKYKKVNKNKIGLIVPLTGKYAKVGQSIVNAVSLGLGIWNRQSNSWLELIIMDSRGSKQYTELAVHKLLTQDQVIAIIGNPLSKTSKIVAKTASQFEVPYISLSQSPGITNNRPYVFRNSITSNMQLEILFKAIQDNFNTTKWAMLYPNDAYGTKHANLFWDIVLKNRHSVMGAQSYPSKEKDFNKEIQSLVGLHFLEDRKEEYTEALKKWLEKNKNKHRVHNASIDSLLNPVVQFQALFVPDTLKNLIQVSNMLIYHQIEGVVLLGTNLWNKPKLVKYLPKYTAPILFVDSSLTYRKKVNSDFYKVFKKTFYNRPHLLASYAYEAAYLVKELLTKNKINTRLQLQTAISQVGRFPGAFETLYISNNREFTRPLSLFQIKKNKILVYKPSIK